The following proteins come from a genomic window of Leishmania major strain Friedlin complete genome, chromosome 17:
- a CDS encoding elongation factor 1-alpha, translating to MGKDKVHMNLVVVGHVDAGKSTATGHLIYKCGGIDKRTIEKFEKEAAEIGKASFKYAWVLDKLKAERERGITIDIALWKFESPKSVFTIIDAPGHRDFIKNMITGTSQADAAILMIDSTHGGFEAGISKDGQTREHALLAFTLGVKQMVVCCNKMDDKTVTYAQSRYDEISKEVGAYLKRVGYNPEKVRFIPISGWQGDNMIEKSDNMPWYKGPTLLDALDMLEPPVRPVDKPLRLPLQDVYKIGGIGTVPVGRVETGIMKPGDVVTFAPANVTTEVKSIEMHHEQLAEAQPGDNVGFNVKNVSVKDIRRGNVCGNSKNDPPKEAADFTAQVIVLNHPGQISNGYAPVLDCHTSHIACRFAEIESKIDRRSGKELEKNPKAIKSGDAAIVKMVPQKPMCVEVFNDYAPLGRFAVRDMRQTVAVGIIKGVNKKEGSGGKVTKAAAKASKK from the coding sequence ATGGGCAAGGATAAGGTGCACATGAACCTTGTGGTCGTCGGCCATGTCGACGCCGGCAAGTCCACCGCCACTGGCCACTTGATCTACAAGTGCGGTGGCATCGACAAGCGCACGATCGAGAAGTTCGAGAAGGAGGCCGCCGAGATCGGCAAGGCGTCCTTCAAGTACGCGTGGGTGCTCGACAAGCTGAAggcggagcgcgagcgcggcaTCACGATCGACATTGCGCTGTGGAAGTTCGAGTCGCCCAAGTCCGTGTTCACGATCATCGATGCGCCCGGCCACCGCGACTTCATCAAGAACATGATCACGGGCACGTCGCAGGCGGACGCCGCCATTCTGATGATCGACTCGACGCATGGCGGCTTCGAGGCTGGCATCTCGAAGGACGGCCAGACCCGCGAGCACGCGCTGCTTGCCTTCACTCTTGGCGTGAAGCAGATGGTGGTGTGCTGCAACAAGATGGACGACAAGACGGTGACGTACGCGCAGTCGCGCTACGATGAGATCAGCAAGGAGGTGGGCGCGTACCTGAAGCGCGTGGGCTACAACCCGGAGAAGGTGCGCTTCATCCCGATCTCGGGCTGGCAGGGCGACAACATGATCGAGAAGTCGGACAACATGCCGTGGTACAAGGGTCCCACGCTGCTGGACGCGCTCGACATGCTGgagccgccggtgcgcccGGTGGacaagccgctgcgcctgccccTGCAGGACGTGTACAAGATCGGCGGTATCGGGACGGTGCCCGTGGGCCGCGTGGAGACCGGCATCATGAAGCCGGGCGACGTGGTGACGTTCGCGCCCGCCAACGTGACGACTGAGGTGAAGTCGATCGAGATGCAccacgagcagctggcggaggcgcagcccGGCGACAACGTCGGCTTCAACGTGAAGAACGTGTCGGTGAAGGACATCCGCCGTGGTAACGTGTGCGGCAACTCGAAGAACGACCCGCcgaaggaggcggccgaCTTCACGGCGCAGGTGATCGTGCTGAACCACCCCGGCCAGATCAGCAACGGCTATGCGCCGGTGCTGGACTGCCACACGAGCCACATTGCGTGCCGCTTCGCGGAAATCGAGTCCAAGATCGACCGCCGCTCCGgcaaggagctggagaagaacCCCAAGGCGATCAAGTCTGGCGATGCCGCGATCGTGAAGATGGTGCCGCAGAAGCCGATGTGCGTGGAGGTGTTCAACGACTACGCGCCGCTGGGCCGCTTTGCCGTGCGCGACATGCGCCAGACGG